The segment CGCCGCTTCATGAACAGCTGCTGAACGAAGGCCTGATCCAGGGCATCGAGGTGATGAACGAGCACGAGTTCTCCGACGAATCGCTGCAACTCGCGCTCGATCGCAACCTCACGATCATGGGGAACTCCGACATTCACGGGCTGATCGACTGGGCTCATGATGTGCCCGCCGGCGGACACCGGCCGGTCACGCTGGTGTTTGCGCAGGAGAGATCCGAAGCCGCGCTCAAGGAGGCGCTGCTCGCCCGGCGCACGGCCGTGTGGTTCACCAACACACTCGTCGGCCGCGCTGAATGGCTGGATCCGCTGCTCGCCGCCTCGCTCCAGCTCACCAGCAGCCGCTATCTGCCGGACACCTCGGTGCTCGAACTCGTGATCACGAACCGCAGCGACGCCGATTTCATTCTGCGCAATGCCAGCTCCTATCGGCTCCACCTCCACGCCGACGTACTCGAGGCCAAGGCGCACCAGCAGCTCAAGATCCTGGTGAAGCCGATCCAGCGGTCGCCGCGGGTGGTCGTCGCCTTCGAAGTGCTCAACGCCGTCACCGCACCCGGCGTGCACCCGACGATCGCGTTCGCCGCCGAGGTGCCGGAGCTCACGACCCCGGCCGCGAATTGATTTCGGGCGCGGCGCTCCCGAGTGGGCGCCCGACCGGAGCGATGTGAGCGGAAATCGCGCCGCCCTACGTGCTGGCGAGGCTCTTGAACTCCGCAATCACCGCCTGCAACGACGACTTCGCGTCACCGTAGAGCATGCGCGTATTCGGCAGCAGGAAGAGCTGATTCTCCAATCCGGAAAACCCCGTGCCCTTGCCGCGCTTGAGGCAGATCACCGTCCGCGCTTCATGCGCCTTGATGATCGGCATGCCGTAAATCGGCGAAGACTTGTCCCGCGCCGCCGCCGGATTCACGACGTCGTTGGCCCCAATCACAATCGCCACGTCCATCGTCGGCATCAGCGGGTTGATGGCGTCCATCTCGACCAGTTGCTCGTAGGGCACGTCCGCCTCGGCGAGCAGCACGTTCATGTGTCCGGGCATGCGCCCGGCGACGGGATGGATCGCGAAGCGCACCTCGGCGCCGTTTTGTTCGAGGATCTCGGAGAGTTCGCGCACGACGTGCTGCGCCTGCGAAACCGCCATGCCGTAACCAGGGATGAACACGACCTGCCGCGCGGCTTCGAGCACCGAGAACGCGCCTTCGGCGGAGATCGGCTTGAGCTCGCCCTGCACCGCGCTGCCTTCCGCCGCCGCGCCGGGTTTCGAGC is part of the Opitutus terrae PB90-1 genome and harbors:
- a CDS encoding Sb-PDE family phosphodiesterase — encoded protein: MIAIPSRGLQRIVLYTAALGLVAAGAGAHPATDSRRIEFPNVGNYQTLVCDFHQHTVFSDGSVWPNIRVQEAERDGLDAIAVTDHLEYQPHASDIPHPDRNRGFVIATEAAAKTKVLVLRGAEVTRAMPPGHCNAIFLQDVNGLLVEDPLAAFREAARQGAFVFWNHPSWIKQTPDGVARLTPLHEQLLNEGLIQGIEVMNEHEFSDESLQLALDRNLTIMGNSDIHGLIDWAHDVPAGGHRPVTLVFAQERSEAALKEALLARRTAVWFTNTLVGRAEWLDPLLAASLQLTSSRYLPDTSVLELVITNRSDADFILRNASSYRLHLHADVLEAKAHQQLKILVKPIQRSPRVVVAFEVLNAVTAPGVHPTIAFAAEVPELTTPAAN